DNA sequence from the Manduca sexta isolate Smith_Timp_Sample1 chromosome 25, JHU_Msex_v1.0, whole genome shotgun sequence genome:
aatatgcatagtttttatataaaatataatatcatgtcCAACGTAACcatgaaataacatttttttacatgtttaacCCGTAATTGGTATGGTGTGTGTTATCATAAGAAGTAATAAAAGAATGCACAGATTGATCTGAAattgacattatattatatttatatactttacacGATGAAAGACTAATACCGAACCGAGTTCTGCCTTATAACATAAGACCGTGACATGATCCTGCTGGAGAGTTGTTCGTTTTATTACTTTGctacttgtaatttattaatttaacattattaaataaaaaaataataataatttgttgagAATAACACGACGACGAGACGAGGAGAAGTGGGCGCCACTGACAAATACAACGGTGTCAGACGAAAATCATCAATTAATGTTCTTACCTACTTttatagttcaaaataaaaatattaaagagtgTGATTGATCCTCAAAAATAGGTGCGAGAATCAACTAGACTTCAACTATTTGATGAAAGTTTGTCTCCTCTCTTTCGTACATGCAGTTTTCCGTCTAACCGcgatagaaaaaatatgaagagcGAAAGAGTATGTTTCGAGGATGGATACCCCGACGAAAAACCTCCTGGAACAAGGTTAATGTTCCAGATTAGTGCAAAATATGTCGCTACttacaataattgtaactgTTGCGCTGGACTAGTAATATAAGAAACATACCGGGAAGAAATAGAAAACCCGCAAGATTGGCAAGCCGAGTAGTGTTCTCCAGTCAACTTCCTATAATTTTGAgattcaaatgaataaatatttttttttttaaccccgtcatatttataaagaatgtgtagcaattataattattaaataatttcgaaaTCGAGTCAGAAACCGACAAAACTACGCGCATTTGTCAAATACATGATTTAAAGGTAAACGTAGGGGCAAACATATCGTCTTAAATTgattaatgatttaataaagtatatagGGGTACGGGATTTAAATTTGTTgatgttacaatttaaatatgttttagctgTCCCAGCACACCCTGAAAGGATCGTGGGTGGTTCTATTACAACTATTCAGCAGTATCCCACCATTGTTGCTCTGCTGTTCTCCAGGAATGGAAACACTTTCTTCCAAACTTGCGGTGGTATCATTCTCAATAACAGAAATATCCTCACTGCTGCTCACTGCCcctagtaagtatataaattaaatcattaagaTATAAAAGAGATTCCGGATACTAAAAAGGAAGCGTAATTGATTAATCTATTCGTAGCGGAGACGCAGTCAACAGATGGCGTGTTCGATCTGGTTCGACTTATGCGAACAGCGGCGGTGTCGTTCACAACTTCAACCGCCGGAGGATCTACCCTAACTTCAACTCAAGAACTCTTGACAACGACATCGCTATTATGCGCACCGCCAGCAAAATTGCTTTCAACAACGCCGCACAGCCCGACAGAATTGCTGGCGCCAACTACAACGTCGGTGACAACCAAGTTGTCTGGGCTGCCGGATGGGGTGACATCagggtaattttatttgttgaaatttgtATGTATACAAAACAACAGCACATAATCCAAAATGTCATCCAAATTAGATTTTCGCGACAGATTTATGTTTTGTTCTATATGTTTCTAAATACTCCTATTATTTTAGAGCGGTGGTCCTCCATCGGAGTAGCTGCGCCACGTCCAGATGTGGACTGTGAACGAGGCCACGTGCAGGTATCGCTATGCCGCTATTGATAGCATCATCACCGATAGCATGCTGTGCGCCGGCTGGCTCGACGTCGGCGGTCGCGACTAGTGCTTTGGTGATTCCGGTGGTCCTCTCTACCACAATGGTGTCGTCGTTGGGGTGAGCTCCTGGGGAGAGCAATGCGCTTTGCCTCGCTTCCCTGGTGTCAACGTTCGTGTCTCACGCTTCGCTAACTGGATCAGGAGCAATGCCTAAATTTTCTGGAAGTGCAATGTAAAAATATCgtctactataattttttttttctatattttaccgGAAAGTTGTTTGGGATATAcaatgtgtatatatttttcttctaaaaaGAGCtattattgtatagataatccctgccaAGTTCCATAATGAGCTGAGAAATCGTTTAGGTTCCAGACCAGCTACAGTAGTAGTTCCTGCACTGGTTCGCCACTAGCGCACCTACAAACGTACCGTATCAGTATGCACGCATTTAGTTTATAATACCTAACAGACCCGCAAAATATACTTATCATTCTGAATCTTGTTGAGTTTTACGGGGCTGTGTGCCTCAATATTTCTTTCTCTTTCACACTCATAGATAAAATAGAGCTAAAAGGCTACCTTACATGCATAGCTAAAGTAGGTTTCAATAGCAATAAGTACTGGAATATAATCTCAGCTTTTTTCTCCAtagataatgtaaaaaatcagGGTTGCCAAAACTTTAAACTTACTTCTAGTATAGTGGCTTTTATTCTGCGTCCTTTTTCCttataaaaacgaatattttttttatttattacaaatatctaatgattttaaataatcataattattttaatgtattgctCTATGTTTACGTATTAAAAAGGTTCTGTCACATTTTCAGCATTCCTTTTGTGCTAATATTTTGATTCTTAATTGGAgaaacaagttatttatttggattgattcggtgatacatttttaaagtatattgcGTTTATTAGGTgatttttgagttattttaaataataaatttaaaaaagaagagTAAAATAATTACTCTTTAAACTAGCTAGCGAGTGGCACGAAACGTACGCCTGACTTGAAGAAGCTTCTAATATGGTAATTACACCAGtgctaaaattaataattgttgCAATTGTAGCGTAGACAGAAAAATAATCAGTTTTGATTTGCTTTTATGCTGTCTTGACGCGCTCTGTGATTTTGTTATGATTTCGTTGTGATATTTATCTCTTATTTAACCATTGTtacttgtttgttattgttgtaaagttttattaagtttaaaattaataaatgtgggAAGAAAATACAATTTGATGATCCCGGTGAAGGACCGTATCATAgacagtattaataaattagtaaaaagtaatattcattaataatcatttttatgtttgaatgctaattaaatattattaattttaaaaaaaatcttggacCTGAATTTTATATGCTTGCTGTACTATTTGTCAACGCAAGTACAAGACGCCATTTTAGATTCGTTTCTTTAATGTATCGgcttatatatacataaatcgACCCACTAGGAGTAAAGCTGGAGTGGAATATGAACTTCGATATTTACATTGAATGCTAAAACCATTACCTAGC
Encoded proteins:
- the LOC115448668 gene encoding LOW QUALITY PROTEIN: trypsin, alkaline B-like (The sequence of the model RefSeq protein was modified relative to this genomic sequence to represent the inferred CDS: substituted 2 bases at 2 genomic stop codons), whose protein sequence is MRLFLALLALGFAAVAAVPAHPERIVGGSITTIQQYPTIVALLFSRNGNTFFQTCGGIILNNRNILTAAHCPYGDAVNRWRVRSGSTYANSGGVVHNFNRRRIYPNFNSRTLDNDIAIMRTASKIAFNNAAQPDRIAGANYNVGDNQVVWAAGWGDIRSGGPPSEXLRHVQMWTVNEATCRYRYAAIDSIITDSMLCAGWLDVGGRDXCFGDSGGPLYHNGVVVGVSSWGEQCALPRFPGVNVRVSRFANWIRSNA